From Streptomyces sp. NBC_00775, one genomic window encodes:
- a CDS encoding S8 family peptidase: MIPHISSRTRRTLVLAATLGAALAFGAPGALAGTLPIDPSPAPAAKAHAPAAVPASQSATWVAGTRAYLVITAPGDSSAVRSAIAANGGTVFSNFDAIGVIVAHSASSEFAATMRGVAGVQQVGATRTSDVPADAYNPALPANPAQASTPAGEPLRADMSQIKADQAWAVNPGSASVTVGILDTGVDDQHQDLAPNFNAADSVSCAYGKPDTRVGAWRDVDTHGTHVAGTIAAAKNGKGVVGVAPGVKISAVRVAEPGNSFFFAENTICGFVWAGDHGFKVTNNSYYTDPWQFNCPDNIDQAAIIEGVKRAQEYAEGKGSLQIAAAGNENYDLAHKTTDSASPNDSTPVTRTITNACLDIPTELPGVVTVAANATGVTKASFSNYGQDVIDVAAPGSNVYSTVPGGGYGSKSGTSMATPHVVGVAALIASANPGITPAQIRAKLAAQANDIACPSDSRCTGTTANNSFFGEGQVDALKAVGTTPPPGKYFENLADFAINDNATVESPIAITGVTGNAPATLKVGVDIKHTYIGDLKVDLVAPDGSVYTLHNHAGGSADNIAQTYTVNASSEVANGTWKLRVNDNAASDTGKIDAWNLTF; encoded by the coding sequence TTGATACCCCACATATCCAGCCGGACTAGACGCACGCTGGTCCTGGCGGCCACGCTCGGCGCCGCCCTCGCGTTCGGCGCCCCGGGCGCCCTCGCGGGCACGCTCCCCATCGACCCCTCCCCCGCGCCAGCCGCCAAGGCCCACGCTCCGGCCGCCGTGCCGGCTTCCCAGAGTGCGACCTGGGTGGCCGGCACGCGTGCCTACCTCGTGATCACCGCCCCCGGTGACAGTTCGGCGGTCCGCTCCGCGATCGCGGCCAACGGCGGCACCGTCTTCTCGAACTTCGACGCCATCGGCGTGATCGTCGCCCACTCGGCGTCCAGCGAATTCGCCGCCACCATGCGCGGCGTCGCCGGCGTGCAGCAGGTCGGCGCCACGCGCACCTCGGACGTCCCGGCCGACGCCTACAACCCGGCGCTCCCGGCCAATCCGGCCCAGGCCTCGACCCCGGCCGGAGAACCGCTCCGGGCCGACATGAGCCAGATCAAGGCCGACCAGGCCTGGGCCGTGAACCCGGGCTCCGCCTCCGTCACAGTCGGCATCCTGGACACCGGTGTGGACGACCAGCACCAGGACCTGGCGCCCAACTTCAACGCGGCCGACTCAGTCTCCTGCGCCTACGGCAAGCCCGACACCCGTGTCGGCGCCTGGCGGGACGTCGACACGCACGGCACCCACGTAGCGGGCACCATCGCCGCGGCCAAGAACGGCAAGGGCGTCGTCGGCGTGGCCCCCGGGGTAAAGATCTCCGCGGTCCGGGTCGCTGAGCCGGGCAACTCCTTCTTCTTCGCCGAGAACACCATCTGCGGCTTCGTCTGGGCCGGTGACCACGGCTTCAAGGTCACCAATAACAGCTACTACACGGACCCGTGGCAGTTCAACTGCCCGGACAACATCGACCAGGCCGCCATCATCGAGGGCGTCAAGCGCGCCCAGGAGTACGCCGAGGGCAAGGGCTCCCTCCAGATCGCCGCCGCGGGCAACGAGAACTACGACCTCGCCCACAAGACGACCGACTCCGCAAGCCCGAACGACTCGACGCCGGTCACCCGCACGATCACCAACGCCTGCCTCGACATCCCGACCGAGCTGCCGGGCGTGGTCACGGTCGCGGCCAACGCCACGGGTGTCACCAAGGCCTCGTTCTCCAACTACGGGCAGGACGTCATCGACGTCGCGGCGCCGGGCAGCAACGTGTACTCCACCGTCCCCGGCGGCGGCTACGGCAGCAAGAGCGGCACCTCGATGGCCACCCCGCACGTGGTCGGCGTGGCGGCACTCATCGCCAGCGCCAACCCGGGCATCACCCCGGCGCAGATCCGCGCCAAGCTGGCCGCCCAGGCCAACGACATCGCCTGCCCCTCGGACAGCCGCTGCACGGGCACGACGGCCAACAATTCGTTCTTCGGCGAAGGACAAGTCGACGCCCTCAAGGCCGTCGGGACCACCCCGCCGCCCGGTAAGTACTTCGAGAACCTCGCGGACTTCGCCATCAACGACAACGCGACCGTGGAGAGCCCAATCGCCATAACCGGCGTGACCGGCAACGCCCCGGCCACCCTCAAGGTGGGTGTGGACATCAAGCACACCTACATCGGTGACCTGAAGGTCGACCTGGTGGCGCCGGACGGCAGCGTCTACACGCTGCACAACCACGCCGGCGGCAGCGCCGACAACATCGCCCAGACCTACACCGTAAACGCCTCCTCGGAGGTCGCGAACGGCACCTGGAAGCTGCGCGTCAACGACAACGCCGCCTCCGACACAGGCAAGATCGACGCCTGGAATCTGACCTTCTAG